One part of the Malus sylvestris chromosome 2, drMalSylv7.2, whole genome shotgun sequence genome encodes these proteins:
- the LOC126585853 gene encoding uncharacterized protein LOC126585853, with protein sequence MRCKKHLADLTSTVGVCASCLRERLAALIEAQIQAQAQAQLSRLHSRTTAAAPLDEPNRKSDPNPPPLIFPRSVSPYVSRRKSDDSTWHHYHHHRPDHSQQHHYHHHHHQQQHRIRFYSTPQVGPTYTNANSTIEGSCKKSKTRFSLLSSLFRSRSDKSWSDPRDSSVPARSSSSASSPSWFSSIFARKTRNRSKHLYADESSGCPRPRGLSPDLTPDPFEDCDRSRSGSGDSSATTPEWKKTPTLAPSSTRRARAGQGKNNVSGLAFCLSPLVRASPNRHWNQKGLPPEIAGEIRVAASFCKNRSRKLADFGRANPNR encoded by the coding sequence ATGAGGTGCAAGAAGCACCTCGCCGACCTCACCAGCACCGTCGGCGTCTGCGCCTCCTGTCTCCGGGAGCGCCTCGCCGCCCTCATCGAGGCCCAAATCCAGGCCCAGGCCCAGGCCCAGCTCTCCAGACTCCACTCCCGGACCACCGCCGCGGCGCCGCTTGATGAACCCAACCGCAAGTCCGACCCCAACCCTCCGCCACTTATCTTCCCCCGTTCCGTGTCCCCCTACGTCTCTCGAAGAAAATCGGACGATTCCACGTGgcaccactaccaccaccaccgtCCAGATCACAGTCAGcaacaccactaccaccaccaccaccatcaacaACAGCACCGGATTCGATTCTACAGTACTCCTCAGGTGGGCCCTACATATACCAACGCCAACTCCACCATTGAAGGCTCGTGCAAGAAGAGCAAGACGCGGTTCTCGCTCTTATCGAGTCTTTTCCGATCCAGATCCGATAAGTCCTGGTCGGATCCTAGGGATTCGTCGGTACCGGCCAGGTCGTCGTCGTCGGCTTCGTCGCCCTCGTGGTTCTCTTCGATCTTCGCTAGGAAAACGCGGAATCGATCGAAACATCTCTACGCCGACGAGTCCTCCGGTTGCCCGAGACCTCGCGGATTGTCACCGGACCTGACTCCCGATCCCTTCGAAGACTGCGATCGATCGCGGTCGGGAAGCGGTGATTCGTCGGCGACGACGCCGGAATGGAAGAAGACGCCGACGCTGGCTCCGTCGTCGACGCGGAGGGCACGCGCCGGGCAGGGAAAGAACAACGTATCGGGTCTGGCGTTTTGCCTGAGCCCGCTGGTTCGAGCCAGCCCGAACCGACACTGGAACCAGAAGGGATTGCCGCCGGAGATCGCCGGCGAGATTCGCGTAGCGGCGTCGTTCTGCAAGAACCGGTCTAGGAAGCTGGCGGATTTCGGTAGAGCCAATCCTAACCGTTGA
- the LOC126585836 gene encoding probable purine permease 11 isoform X2, whose protein sequence is MAMPDSQESILPKEETVIEQTLFVKLGRWQWWFLLVLNVFFLIVGQTAAVLLGRFYYDQGGNSKWLATLVQTAAFPVLLIPLYFLPSSKDHATTSNPPSIKVLALVYFSIGVLLAGDNMMYSVGLLYLSASTYSLICATQLAFNAVFSYFINSQKFTMLILNSVIIVSFSAALIAVNDDSGGPTGVSKGKYILGFICTIGASALYSLLLSLMQLSFQKVLKRETFSVVLEMQIYTALVASFAATVGLFASGEWRSLHGEMVNYGKGRVSYVMTLVWTAVAWQVCSVGVVGLIFVVSSLFSNVISTLSLAVTPIAAVIILHDKMNGVKVIAMLLALWGFASYVYQNYLDDSKARRRQADAREPQNDSSI, encoded by the exons ATGGCCATgccag ATAGCCAAGAATCGATCTTACCCAAAGAAGAAACTGTGATTGAACAAACACTATTTGTTAAACTTGGTCGTTGGCAATGGTGGTTTCTGCTGGTACTCAACGTCTTCTTCCTAATTGTGGGGCAGACTGCTGCTGTTTTACTTGGAAGATTCTATTATGACCAGGGTGGTAATAGTAAGTGGTTGGCTACTCTTGTCCAAACTGCAGCCTTCCCAGTCCTTCTCATCCcgctttattttcttccttcatCCAAAGATCATGCAACTACTTCAAACCCACCTTCCATTAAAGTTCTTGCCTTGGTTTACTTCTCTATTGGAGTGCTATTAGCTGGTGACAACATGATGTACTCTGTCGGACTCTTGTACCTATCTGCCTCTACTTACTCCCTCATATGCGCAACTCAATTAGCTTTTAATGCTGTTTTCTCGTACTTCATCAACTCTCAGAAGTTCACAATGCTGATTCTTAATTCAGTGATTATCGTGTCATTCTCAGCAGCTCTTATTGCTGTTAATGATGACTCTGGAGGACCAACAGGAGTCTCAAAGGGGAAATATATCCTTGGCTTCATCTGTACCATTGGAGCTTCTGCATTGTACTCTCTTCTGCTTTCCCTCATGCAGCTTTCTTTCCAAAAGGTTTTAAAAAGGGAAACGTTTTCTGTGGTTTTGGAGATGCAAATCTATACAGCCCTGGTTGCTAGTTTTGCTGCAACTGTAGGTCTTTTTGCAAGTGGAGAATGGAGGAGTTTACATGGGGAAATGGTAAACTATGGCAAGGGACGAGTTTCTTACGTGATGACCTTAGTTTGGACAGCTGTGGCTTGGCAAGTTTGTTCTGTTGGTGTTGTAGGCTTAATTTTCGTGGTgtcttctctcttctccaatGTAATTAGTACTCTCTCTTTGGCTGTTACTCCTATAGCCGCTGTGATAATCCTCCATGACAAGATGAACGGTGTCAAGGTAATTGCTATGCTTCTGGCTCTTTGGGGTTTCGCCTCTTATGTTTATCAGAACTATCTTGATGACTCTaaagcaagaagaagacaagCTGATGCTAGGGAACCACAAAATGATTCCTCTATTTAA
- the LOC126585889 gene encoding acyl carrier protein 1, mitochondrial-like → MALRAAVLRHVRVPVQTLNPALTLTGGKWAPPSLRWMSSHGDDHLTKSEVTDRVLSVVKSFPKVDPSTVTPDVNFQKDLGLDSLDNVEIVIALEEEFKLEIPDLEAVRIDSANLAIEYIYNHPMAS, encoded by the exons ATGGCTCTGAGAGCAGCCGTACTGCGGCACGTGCGAGTTCCggtacaaaccctaaacccagccCTAACCCTAACCGGAGGCAAATGGGCCCCACCTTCTCTACGGTGGATGTCATCGCACGGCGACGATCATCTGACCAAAAGCGAGGTCACCGACAGAGTCCTCTCCGTTGTCAAGAGCTTCCCCAAAGTCGATCCTTCTACG GTGACTCCTGATGTAAATTTTCAGAAGGATTTGGGCTTGGATAGCTTGGATAACGTGGAGATTGTTATTGCTCTAGAAGAAGAGTTCAAGCTAGAGATTCCAGACTTGGAAGCTGTTAGGATCGACTCCGCTAATCTGGCCATTGAGTACATCTATAACCATCCAATGGCTTCGTAA
- the LOC126585836 gene encoding probable purine permease 11 isoform X1, whose protein sequence is MDLHAAGSDWWTDSQESILPKEETVIEQTLFVKLGRWQWWFLLVLNVFFLIVGQTAAVLLGRFYYDQGGNSKWLATLVQTAAFPVLLIPLYFLPSSKDHATTSNPPSIKVLALVYFSIGVLLAGDNMMYSVGLLYLSASTYSLICATQLAFNAVFSYFINSQKFTMLILNSVIIVSFSAALIAVNDDSGGPTGVSKGKYILGFICTIGASALYSLLLSLMQLSFQKVLKRETFSVVLEMQIYTALVASFAATVGLFASGEWRSLHGEMVNYGKGRVSYVMTLVWTAVAWQVCSVGVVGLIFVVSSLFSNVISTLSLAVTPIAAVIILHDKMNGVKVIAMLLALWGFASYVYQNYLDDSKARRRQADAREPQNDSSI, encoded by the exons ATGGATTTACACGCGGCAGGTTCTGATTGGTGGACAG ATAGCCAAGAATCGATCTTACCCAAAGAAGAAACTGTGATTGAACAAACACTATTTGTTAAACTTGGTCGTTGGCAATGGTGGTTTCTGCTGGTACTCAACGTCTTCTTCCTAATTGTGGGGCAGACTGCTGCTGTTTTACTTGGAAGATTCTATTATGACCAGGGTGGTAATAGTAAGTGGTTGGCTACTCTTGTCCAAACTGCAGCCTTCCCAGTCCTTCTCATCCcgctttattttcttccttcatCCAAAGATCATGCAACTACTTCAAACCCACCTTCCATTAAAGTTCTTGCCTTGGTTTACTTCTCTATTGGAGTGCTATTAGCTGGTGACAACATGATGTACTCTGTCGGACTCTTGTACCTATCTGCCTCTACTTACTCCCTCATATGCGCAACTCAATTAGCTTTTAATGCTGTTTTCTCGTACTTCATCAACTCTCAGAAGTTCACAATGCTGATTCTTAATTCAGTGATTATCGTGTCATTCTCAGCAGCTCTTATTGCTGTTAATGATGACTCTGGAGGACCAACAGGAGTCTCAAAGGGGAAATATATCCTTGGCTTCATCTGTACCATTGGAGCTTCTGCATTGTACTCTCTTCTGCTTTCCCTCATGCAGCTTTCTTTCCAAAAGGTTTTAAAAAGGGAAACGTTTTCTGTGGTTTTGGAGATGCAAATCTATACAGCCCTGGTTGCTAGTTTTGCTGCAACTGTAGGTCTTTTTGCAAGTGGAGAATGGAGGAGTTTACATGGGGAAATGGTAAACTATGGCAAGGGACGAGTTTCTTACGTGATGACCTTAGTTTGGACAGCTGTGGCTTGGCAAGTTTGTTCTGTTGGTGTTGTAGGCTTAATTTTCGTGGTgtcttctctcttctccaatGTAATTAGTACTCTCTCTTTGGCTGTTACTCCTATAGCCGCTGTGATAATCCTCCATGACAAGATGAACGGTGTCAAGGTAATTGCTATGCTTCTGGCTCTTTGGGGTTTCGCCTCTTATGTTTATCAGAACTATCTTGATGACTCTaaagcaagaagaagacaagCTGATGCTAGGGAACCACAAAATGATTCCTCTATTTAA
- the LOC126585867 gene encoding ras-related protein RABH1b produces the protein MAPVSALAKYKLVFLGDQSVGKTSIITRFMYDKFDNTYQATIGIDFLSKTMYLEDRTVRLQLWDTAGQERFRSLIPSYIRDSSVAVIVYDVASRQSFLNTSKWIEEVRTERGSDVIIVLVGNKTDLVDKRQVSIEEGEAKARDLNVMFIETSAKAGFNIKALFRKIAAALPGMETLSSTKQEDMVDVNLKSSNANSSQSQAQSGGCAC, from the exons ATGGCTCCCGTTTCGGCTCTCGCCAAGTACAAGCTCGTCTTCCTGGGGGATCAGTCCGTCGGCAAAACCAGCATCATCACTCGCTTCATGTACGACAAGTTCGACAATACCTATCAG GCTACCATCGGCATTGATTTTCTGTCAAAGACAATGTATCTTGAAGATCGAACTGTTCGATTGCAGCTCTG GGATACTGCTGGGCAGGAAAGGTTCAGGAGTCTCATTCCTAGCTACATCAGGGATTCCTCTGTGGCTGTCATTGTATATGATGTTGCAA GCAGACAATCATTCCTAAACACTTCCAAGTGGATTGAAGAGGTTCGCACTGAGCGGGGAAGTGATGTTATCATTGTACTTGTTGGAAACAAAACAGATCTTGTAGACAAAAG GCAAGTTTCTatagaggaaggagaagccaAAGCTCGTGACCTCAATGTTATGTTTATTGAGACCAGTGCCAAGGCTGGCTTCAATATCAAG GCGCTGTTTCGGAAGATTGCAGCAGCTTTACCTGGAATGGAAACACTTTCTTCAACGAAGCAGGAAGACATGGTTGACGTGAACCTGAAGTCTTCGAATGCAAATTCATCACAGTCGCAGGCACAGTCAGGCGGGTGCGCTTGTTAA